The sequence AGGTAGGGTGAAGAGTTGGTGCGAATCATTTGGCTAGAAAATTTGTATAACAAAGCCTTCAAGTCTGATTCGTAAACGCGTGCCGAACTCGCTTCGCTCAAACATGGCACACGCTCACTCACAGCTTAAGGCGGCGTTAGGCGAATAGCATATTATCAGGAGTTTTATGTCAGTATCATCGAGAGTAAGAAATATTATTTTAGCTGAGTCACTAGGTGTATGTGCCCTTTGTAATAAGAACATTGGGGCGGATGGTGAAGCTGCTCATATTGTCGCTGAGACTCCAGATGGGCCTAGGGGTAAAAGTAATTTAACGTTAATAGAAAGAAACTCACCAGATAATTTAATTTATCTGTGTGTCAGTTGTCATCGAGAAAAAATTGATAAATATCCAGATCAATATCCAGTAGCCGACTTGCACCATATTAAATTAAGGCATCAAAATGTACGTGAAACTTTTAATAATGGACAGTTCAACTATTTTAATGCATTGTTTTTTGGTCTTTCAACAGCAAGAATCGCCTCTATTCTTTCAAATGCATGCTGTGGAATACAAATCCAATTATCTGACTCAGATTTGAATAACCTTTCGCAATTACAAAAAAATATTGAAACAACTATTGTTCCTGCGAACATGAATAATTATGTTTCTATCCTTAAAGATGCAATTGTTACATTGAATCAAGTTTTTGAAAAAGAGGGCGTTGAATTTCAATGCGGACC comes from Agarivorans sp. Alg241-V36 and encodes:
- a CDS encoding HNH endonuclease, with the translated sequence MSVSSRVRNIILAESLGVCALCNKNIGADGEAAHIVAETPDGPRGKSNLTLIERNSPDNLIYLCVSCHREKIDKYPDQYPVADLHHIKLRHQNVRETFNNGQFNYFNALFFGLSTARIASILSNACCGIQIQLSDSDLNNLSQLQKNIETTIVPANMNNYVSILKDAIVTLNQVFEKEGVEFQCGPYEFKYRVMFYNEMDPETSHRRDEFWELYFNVESLCSNAAGSLHHIVKQNSAPRFT